Proteins encoded by one window of Salvia splendens isolate huo1 chromosome 5, SspV2, whole genome shotgun sequence:
- the LOC121803825 gene encoding metalloendoproteinase 2-MMP-like: protein MALNLVNILLIFTLTVSIGYASYIHPSAFDFIKKLEGCGKGNTTQGIYELKTYLKRFGYIQHLSETEANNDIFDDILESAVKTYQANYKLNPTGIIDAPTVSKMTAPRCGVADIVNHMQHGSSNSSMIHTASNYSLFTGKKWEPSNRHLTYKFLGDFPETAKLPAALAFKRWASVTQFTFSEVGGAELSDLTLEFVRGDHGDGAPFDGEGGLLAHAYYPTDGRLHYDLDDKWFYLFINNKAFDLWSISLHEIGHLLGLQHSTVEAAIMYPTFSRGETKDLDQDDIQGIKALYSL from the coding sequence ATGGCCCTTAACCTCGTTAACATCCTCCTAATTTTCACACTAACTGTTTCAATTGGCTATGCTAGTTATATACACCCCTCTGCTTTTGATTTCATAAAAAAACTAGAAGGTTGTGGCAAGGGAAACACCACCCAAGGGATCTATGAGCTCAAAACCTATCTCAAAAGATTTGGCTATATTCAACATCTCTCCGAAACCGAAGCCAACAACGATATCTTCGACGACATCCTAGAGTCAGCAGTCAAAACCTATCAAGCCAACTACAAACTCAACCCCACGGGAATAATAGACGCGCCCACAGTATCAAAAATGACTGCGCCACGATGTGGGGTCGCGGATATCGTGAACCACATGCAACATGGTTCGAGTAATTCGAGCATGATCCACACAGCATCCAACTACTCCCTCTTTACTGGGAAGAAGTGGGAGCCATCTAACCGGCACTTGACCTACAAGTTCTTGGGAGACTTTCCCGAAACAGCTAAACTCCCAGCTGCACTTGCCTTCAAAAGATGGGCCTCGGTCACACAATTCACTTTCTCGGAAGTTGGGGGCGCAGAACTCTCTGACCTAACCTTAGAGTTTGTCCGAGGCGACCATGGCGATGGTGCCCCGTTCGACGGGGAAGGTGGATTACTAGCCCATGCATACTACCCTACGGATGGAAGGCTACATTACGATCTGGATGACAAGTGGTTCTATCTTTTCATAAATAATAAGGCTTTTGACCTTTGGTCTATTTCTCTTCACGAAATAGGGCACCTTCTTGGCTTGCAACATTCCACAGTTGAGGCAGCAATTATGTATCCAACATTTAGTCGTGGAGAGACTAAAGATTTGGATCAAGATGATATTCAGGGAATTAAGGCTTTATATAGTCTCTAG
- the LOC121804971 gene encoding glutamate decarboxylase-like → MGLPFTSGEEHQCEWPQIRPCRCWLGCLEEPPDDLLFHINYLGSDQPTFTFNFSKGSSQIIAQYYQFIRLGFEGYKSIMENCMKNAMILKEGIAKTGRFDIISKDVGVPVVAFSLKDSTNYTVFQISESLRRFGWIVPAYTMPPNAEHVAVLRIVVREDFSHTLAERLIPDMEKVVKEFDAMPPRATVKEAHVTADDGKRSEKSVVEVQRDVFSYWRKISDKKSSGVC, encoded by the exons ATGGGACTTCCGTTTACCTCTGGTGAAGAGCATCAATGTGAGTGGCCACAAATACGGCCTTGCCGGTGTTGGCTGGGTTGTCTGGAGGAGCCACCAGACGACCTTCTTTTCCATATCAACTACCTTGGATCTGATCAACCTACTTTCACCTTCAACTTCTCCAAAG GTTCTAGCCAGATCATTGCCCAGTACTATCAATTCATAAGACTTGGTTTTGAG GGCTACAAAAGCATAATGGAGAACTGCATGAAAAACGCAATGATCCTAAAAGAAGGGATCGCTAAGACCGGGCGTTTCGACATCATCTCTAAAGATGTTGGAGTGCCGGTCGTGGCCTTCTCCCTCAAGGACAGCACCAACTATACAGTTTTCCAGATATCCGAATCTCTCAGGAGGTTCGGATGGATTGTCCCGGCGTACACCATGCCTCCCAATGCAGAGCACGTTGCAGTGCTCCGCATTGTAGTGCGAGAAGACTTCAGCCATACACTGGCGGAGAGGCTCATCCCAGACATGGAGAAAGTAGTCAAGGAGTTCGACGCGATGCCGCCTCGTGCTACTGTAAAAGAAGCTCATGTCACTGCCGATGACGGTAAGAGGTCGGAGAAGAGCGTCGTCGAGGTTCAGAGGGATGTATTCAGCTACTGGAGGAAGATTTCGGACAAGAAGAGCAGCGGTGTCTGCTAG